DNA sequence from the Streptomyces canus genome:
CGCACCCAACGCGCTCGCGGCCACCGACGTCGAGAGCGAGGGCGCGGAGATCGCGGGCGCCCACGGCGGCGTCGGCTACGGGCCGCTGATCGCCGACCCCGAGGGCCTGCTCGCGCTGCCCGCCGGGTTCACGTACAAGGTCATCACCTACAGCGGCAGGACCAAGCTGGAGTCCGGCGAGTTCACGCCGTCCAACCACGACGGTACGGCCACCTTCTGTGGCCCCCGCGGCGCGACCCTCCTGGTCAACAACCACGAGCTCAAGGGCCCGCGTGCCAACTGGCCCCACCCCGTGCCGCTCACCGAGGGCCTCGTCTACGACCCCGCCGCCTCCGGTGGCTGCACGGTCGTCGAGGTCCGTCACGGGCATGTCGCCGAGTGGGTCGGCATCGCCGGCACCTCCACCAACTGCGCGGGCGGCACCACCCCTTGGGGCACCTGGCTCACCGGCGAGGAGACCGAGGACAAGGCCGGCCAGAACGGCATGACCAAGGACCACGGCTACATCTTCGAGGTCGACCCCGAGGACCACCGCGCCAACCGCGACCCCAAGCCCGTCAAGGCGTTCGGCCGGTACGCCCACGAGGCGGTCGTCATCGACCCCAAGCGCGGCCACGCCTACCTGACCGAGGACGCTTCCGGCCCCAACGGCCTGCTCTTCCGCTGGACCCCGCCGGCGGGCTTCCACCACGGCCGCGGCAAGCTGCGCACCCTCGCGGACAACGCGGGGGTCCTGCAGGCCTTCAAGTGCTTCGACTCCGGCGGCAAGTTCGTCGACGACCTCTCCCGCGCCACGAAGATCGGTACGGTGTACGGCGTCGACTGGGTCGACGTGCCCGACCGCGACGCCAAGACGGTCTCCGTCCGCAAGCAGTTCACCGACGGCCAGGTCACCCGCGCCCGCAAGCTCGAGGGCATGTGGTGGGGCGACGGCGGCGCGTACGTCGTCTCCTCGTACGCCCGTGAGGAGAGCCCCGTCCAGCACGACGGCCAGGTCTGGTTCTACGACCCCAAGCGCCGCACCCTCACCCTGAAGGTCCTCCTCGGCGTCAACCCCGACCCGTCCAAGGACGGCGCCTTCGACGGCCCCGACAACATCACCGTGTCCCCGTACGGCGGCCTCGTGATCGCCGAGGACGGCGAGGGCGTCCAGCACCTGTTCGGCGCCACGGAGAGCGGCCGCACCTACCCGATCGCCCGCAACGAACTGAACCTCGGCACCGAAGAGGAGCCCGAGTACAGCGAGTTCACCGGCGTCACCTTCTCGCCCGACGGCCGGACCCTGTACGCCAACATCCAGACGCCGGGGATCATGCTGGCGATCACGGGGCCCTGGAAGCGGCAGAAGCGCGGCTGAATTTAATTCGCTCGCCAGTCCCGCGGCCCCCTCCTAAAGTGATGTATGTCCAGGTGCGAAGGCAGGACCTACTTCCACTCTTAATGGGGAGGCCGCGGGTTCGAATCCCGCCACCGGTACCACGTGCCGGTGTAGCTCAGAGGCAGAGCACCTAATGTCGGTTCCGCCGATCTGAACTCTGGACACCACAACTTCATGCACCTCCCGGTGCGAGCACTTTGATCTCGGGAGGCGCAGCTCATGGTGGGTGCCCGGTGCGCAGGCAGCGGATACTTCGGGAACTGGTGGGGGGAAAGCCCTCGTGCGGGTTCGAATCCCGTCATCGACCCAGGGTCGATGTGGCGGAACGGAAGACGCGCCAGTTTATAAGCACCGCAGTCGACTTCGACCTCGGGCACCCTCCTTTTGCTGCGTCTCCCTCCGAAACGGAAACGAATTCGGGGGAATTCACCATGACGCGATTCAACAAGAAGGCCGCACGGGCCCGCCCCACCTCGCGAGTGACGTCGACGGGACGCATCCTGCGGACCTACGAGGGCGGCCGGGGACATGAGCGTGACGCACGCTCCGAGCTCTTTCTGCTCGCGGTCGCCAACTTCGTCTCCCAGCAGACCTCTTACGAGTCCGGCGCGAACCGCGACGACCGGTTCGCCACGCTCGTACGGCAGCTCGCCGTCACCGACCCGGCCTGGACGGCCGGCCTGCTCGGCTGGCTGCGCGGCGAGGGCAACCTCCGTACCGCCTCGATCGTGGGCGCCGCCGAGTACGTCAAGGCACGCCTCGACGCGGGCACCACCGACGGCCCCTCGAACCGCCAGGTCGTGGCCTCCGTACTCCAGCGGCCCGACGAGCCCGGCGAATTCCTCGGATACTGGACGGCGCAGTACGGCCGTAACGTGCCGAAGCCCGTCAAGCGCGGGATCGCCGACGCCGTACGCCGTTTGTACAGCGGCAAGTCGCTGCTGAAGTACGACACCGCGTCCAAGGGCTACCGTTTCGGCGACATCCTCAACCTCGTGCACGCGGCCCCGGACCCGGACAAGCCGTGGCAGGGCGAGCTGTTCCAGTACGCCCTCGACCGCCGGCACAACCCGGACACGGCCGTGCCGCCCGAGTCGAGCCGGGTGCTCACCGCGCACCGCGAGCTGATGGCGGTGCCGCCCGGCCGGCGGCGTGCGCTGGTCACGTCCGAGGGCGGGGCCGAGCGGCTGGCCGCGGCCGGGATGACGTGGGAGGCGCTGGCCGGCTGGCTGCAGGGGCCGATGGACAAGGCGGCCTGGGAGGCGGTGATTCCGTCCACGGGCGCGATGGCATTGGCGCGTAACCTGCGCAACTTCGACGAGGCCGGAGTCTCCGACGAGGTCGCGGCCCAGGTGGCGGCCCGGATCAGCGACCCGGCGGAGGTCGCACGTTCGCGGCAGTTCCCCTTCCGGTACCTCGCCGCTTACCAGCACGCGCCGTCGCTGCGCTGGTCCTACCCGCTGGAGCAGGCGCTCGGCCACTCGCTGGCCAACGTGCCCGCACTGCCCGGCCGGACCCTGGTGCTCGTCGACCGCTCCGGCTCGATGTGGACGCGGCTGTCCGACCGCTCGCGGCTCAACCGGGCCGACGCGGCGGCGATCTTCGGCACGGCGCTCGCGCTGCGGGCGGCCGACGCGGATCTCGTCGAGTTCGGCACCACGAGCCGGCGTCTGACGTTCGGCGAGGGCGAGTCGGTGCTGAAGATCCTCGGCCGCTTCGGCGACCTGGGCGGCACCGACACCACCTCGGCCGTCCGCGCGCACTACCGGGGCCAGGACCGGGTGCTGATCGTCACCGACGAGCAGTACACGTACAACCGGCACGGCGGCCCGACCGAGCAGATCCCGGCCGAGGTACCGGTCTACACCTGGAACCTCGCCGGCTACCGGGCGGGCCACGGCCCTTCCGGCATCGGCAACCGCCACACCTTCGGAGGCCTCTCGGACGCGGCCTTCCGGATGGTTCCGCTGCTCGAGGCGGCCCAGGACGCCGACTGGCCCTGGGCCGCCTGAGCCCCGAGCGTGGCCCGCACCTCACGGGGGGTGCGGGCCACTCGCATGCCCGCACCCTTGTGCGCGGTCCTCATTGACATCTAACATTTCAGTCCATGGAAGCCATGCGTCCACTCGCTCGCACCCTTCTCCGGGACCGCGCCTACGCGTCCATCCGGGACGCCATCGTGGCCGGCGAGATCGAGCCCGGGGCGGTGGTGCGGGACGCCGATCTCGCCGAGCGGCTCGGGCTGTCACGGGCGCCCGTGCGGGAGGCCTTCGCGCGGCTCGTCGACGACGGGCTGCTGGAGAGCAAGCCGCAGAGCTACACGCGGGTGACCCAGGTCGTCGCCGCCGAGGTGCGGGACGCCGCCGCCGTGGTCGGGGCCATGCACGAACTGGTCACGCGGGTCGCCGTGCCCCGGCTGTTCGCCGCCGACATCGAGACGATGCGCGCGGCCAACGAACGGTTCGCGGCCGCCGTCACCGCCGGTGATGTGGACGAAGCCGTGCACGCCGACGACGCCCTGCACGACGTCCTCGTCCGCGTCAGCGGCAACCGCGCGGCCGCCGCCACCACCGCCCGCTACACCCCTCTCATCCGCAGGCTGGAGCGCCGGCGCTTCGGCGAGGGCGGCAACTGCCGCTCGGCGGGCCTGCACGACCGGCTGATCGAGGCCTGCACGGCCGGTGACGTGGACGAGGCGGTCCGGGTCACGGCGGAGATCTGGCGGGGCCTGGCCGAGCTGGCCGACAGCGACTGAGCCCACAGCGACCGACCCGGGAGGTCCCCGTGCCCCTTTCGTCCTACGACCGTTATCCCCTCCTCTTCGGACCGTCCCCCGTGCACCGCCTGGAGCGCCTCACCGCGCACCTCGGCGGCGCCGCGCTGTGGGCCAAGCGCGAGGACTGCAACTCCGGGATCGCGTACGGCGGCAACAAGACCCGCAAGTTGGAGTACCTGGTCGCGGACGCCCTTGCCAAGGGCTGCGACACCCTTGTCTCGATCGGCGGGGTCCAGTCCAACCACACCCGTCAGGTCGCCGCCTGTGCCGCCCGGGCCGGGCTCAAGTGCGTGCTGGTGCAGGAGAGTTGGGTGGACTGGCCGGACGCCGTCTACGACAAGGTCGGCAACATCCTGATCAGCCGGCTCGCCGGGGCCGACGTACGGCTGGTGAAGGCCGGGTTCGGCATCGGGTTCAAGGAGAGCTGGGAGCAGGCGCTCAGGGATGTCGAGGAAGGGGGCGGCACGCCGTACGCCATCCCCGCCGGCGCCTCCGACCACCCGCTCGGCGGCCTCGGCTTCGCCGCGTGGGCCTATGAAGTAGCCGATCAGGAACGCGAGTTGGGCGTCTTCTTCGACACGGTCGTGGTCTGCTCGGTGACCGGCTCCACCCAGGCCGGCATGGTCGCCGGGTTCCGGGCGCTGGAGGAGGCGGGCGGGCGGCCCCGGCGGGTGCTCGGCATCGACGCCTCCGCCAAGCCCGTCGCCACCCGGGAACAGATCGCGCGGATCGCCCACGGCACCGGGCAACTCATCGGCGTACAGAAGGAGTTGACCGAGGAGGACGTAGAGCTGGACGAGCGGTACCACGCGGGTGTCTACGGCATCCCCGACGACACCACGCTGGACGCGATGCGCCTCGCCGCCCGCACCGAGGGGATGGTCACCGACCCCGTGTACGAGGGCAAGTCGATGGCCGGGATGATCGACCTGGTCAGGCGGGGCGAGATCGGCGCGGACTCCACCGTGCTCTACGCCCACCTCGGAGGGCAGCCGGCCCTCAACGGGTACAGCGCGCTGTTCTAGCCCGGGCCGGGCCCGTCCCCGTGCCGGCTGGATACAGTGCACTGCATGTGGACCGACGAGCAGCAGCGGGAGCCCGGTGGTCAGGCGTCCGACGGTCCTCGCCGCCGGGCCACGATTCACGACGTGGCGCAGCTCGCGGGAGTGTCTCGGCAGACGGTCTCGCGGGCGGTGAACGACAAGGGCGAGATCGACCCGGACACCAAGGCGCGGGTACTCGAAGCCGTGCGGATGCTGGACTACCGGCCCAGCCGGTTCGCGCGCGGGCTGGTGCGGAAGGGGACGGTGACCGCGGGGCTGGTCATTCCGGATCTGATGAATCCGTTCTTTCCCGAGGTCGCGGCCGGGGTGCTGGAGGCCGCCG
Encoded proteins:
- a CDS encoding alkaline phosphatase PhoX is translated as MSLTRRDFAAKSAITGAGVALAGSVGALATAPNALAATDVESEGAEIAGAHGGVGYGPLIADPEGLLALPAGFTYKVITYSGRTKLESGEFTPSNHDGTATFCGPRGATLLVNNHELKGPRANWPHPVPLTEGLVYDPAASGGCTVVEVRHGHVAEWVGIAGTSTNCAGGTTPWGTWLTGEETEDKAGQNGMTKDHGYIFEVDPEDHRANRDPKPVKAFGRYAHEAVVIDPKRGHAYLTEDASGPNGLLFRWTPPAGFHHGRGKLRTLADNAGVLQAFKCFDSGGKFVDDLSRATKIGTVYGVDWVDVPDRDAKTVSVRKQFTDGQVTRARKLEGMWWGDGGAYVVSSYAREESPVQHDGQVWFYDPKRRTLTLKVLLGVNPDPSKDGAFDGPDNITVSPYGGLVIAEDGEGVQHLFGATESGRTYPIARNELNLGTEEEPEYSEFTGVTFSPDGRTLYANIQTPGIMLAITGPWKRQKRG
- a CDS encoding TROVE domain-containing protein yields the protein MTRFNKKAARARPTSRVTSTGRILRTYEGGRGHERDARSELFLLAVANFVSQQTSYESGANRDDRFATLVRQLAVTDPAWTAGLLGWLRGEGNLRTASIVGAAEYVKARLDAGTTDGPSNRQVVASVLQRPDEPGEFLGYWTAQYGRNVPKPVKRGIADAVRRLYSGKSLLKYDTASKGYRFGDILNLVHAAPDPDKPWQGELFQYALDRRHNPDTAVPPESSRVLTAHRELMAVPPGRRRALVTSEGGAERLAAAGMTWEALAGWLQGPMDKAAWEAVIPSTGAMALARNLRNFDEAGVSDEVAAQVAARISDPAEVARSRQFPFRYLAAYQHAPSLRWSYPLEQALGHSLANVPALPGRTLVLVDRSGSMWTRLSDRSRLNRADAAAIFGTALALRAADADLVEFGTTSRRLTFGEGESVLKILGRFGDLGGTDTTSAVRAHYRGQDRVLIVTDEQYTYNRHGGPTEQIPAEVPVYTWNLAGYRAGHGPSGIGNRHTFGGLSDAAFRMVPLLEAAQDADWPWAA
- a CDS encoding GntR family transcriptional regulator, which produces MEAMRPLARTLLRDRAYASIRDAIVAGEIEPGAVVRDADLAERLGLSRAPVREAFARLVDDGLLESKPQSYTRVTQVVAAEVRDAAAVVGAMHELVTRVAVPRLFAADIETMRAANERFAAAVTAGDVDEAVHADDALHDVLVRVSGNRAAAATTARYTPLIRRLERRRFGEGGNCRSAGLHDRLIEACTAGDVDEAVRVTAEIWRGLAELADSD
- a CDS encoding 1-aminocyclopropane-1-carboxylate deaminase; translation: MPLSSYDRYPLLFGPSPVHRLERLTAHLGGAALWAKREDCNSGIAYGGNKTRKLEYLVADALAKGCDTLVSIGGVQSNHTRQVAACAARAGLKCVLVQESWVDWPDAVYDKVGNILISRLAGADVRLVKAGFGIGFKESWEQALRDVEEGGGTPYAIPAGASDHPLGGLGFAAWAYEVADQERELGVFFDTVVVCSVTGSTQAGMVAGFRALEEAGGRPRRVLGIDASAKPVATREQIARIAHGTGQLIGVQKELTEEDVELDERYHAGVYGIPDDTTLDAMRLAARTEGMVTDPVYEGKSMAGMIDLVRRGEIGADSTVLYAHLGGQPALNGYSALF